AAATCTTTTTTCGATACCCTTGGTCAAACCCGGTTCCCACACCACCGACGTAGAGCAACTTGCGGTCACTGTAAAGTCCGAGCAGAAGCGCGCCAAAATGCGTTCTGCCGCCTCGCGGAGCCGTGTAGCCTCCAACCACGGCGTCCAGTTCCTCGACAGTCTTGAACTTTTGCCATTGGCTGGTGCGCTCGCCGGGGTATAGACTCCGCATCTGTTTCGCGATAACGCCCTCGAGCCCTTTCTTTTTGGCCAGGTCGAAGAGTTCCTTTCCTTTCTCAATCTGGTGGTCCGAATACATAATGGGCGGGGTGAATTCGATGGCGTCTCGGAGCAACTTTTTGCGCTCGGCCAGGGCAGCGCGCCGGAGGTCATATCCGTCACAGTAGAGCAGGTCGAAAACAAAGTAGGTGACCGGATTTTGTTTCACCAGCGAAGGCGAAGGGTTGCTAACGTTCATCCGTGACTGCAGGCGCTCAAAGTCGCTATGCCCCGATTCGTCCAGAACGACAATTTCCCCGTCAAGGATGGCCTCTTTAACTCGCAGACGCTGGGGGAGCCCCGCAAGTTCCGGGTAATTGGATGTGATGTTCTGGTCCCGGCGCGACCGAAGCTGCAGGCGCTTCTTATCTACCCGGGCCAGGGCGCGGACGCCATCCCATTTGATCTCGAACAACCAATCAGGGTCGGAGAATGGACGCTCGGCAAGAACTGCCAATGTGGGCGAGACATGGGACGGTATTGGCGCTTTGCGCGCGCCTTCCACGGACTCGGGCGAAACTCTGCCGAATGGCTGGACATCCTCCTCTATTTCACGAATGCTGCGGCCGGAGATGACGGATTCACCGCGATCGTCAATGTTCCAGCGTGGATCGGCTGAGGCATCCCGGTGCTTGATCATCAGCCATGATTTGCCGTCCTTGCTTTGCCGCGAGGTCCTAACCAGGACGAATCCGCCGTGCAGTTTTCGGCCGTGCAGCACGAACTTGATCTCACCCCTGGTGATCTGTCGTTCGGCGTCGAGGCCGTCCTCCACCTCGTAGGTCCCGTTGTCCCATACTTCAACGGGTCCCGCGCCATAGTTGTTCTCCGGGATGACGCCTTCGAAATCGATATAATCGAGCGGATGATCTTCCGTCTGGATGGCCAGCCTTTTGTCGCCGGGATTCATTGACGGCCCCTTGGGCACGGCCCATGAAACCAGCACTCCTCCAACCTCCAGCCGAAAATCGTAGTGCAGGCGTGATGCGTCGTGCTTCTGGACTACGAAACGGTTTCTGCCTGAACGCATGCGGCGAGTTCCGGAGGGCTCTGACGTTTTCCGAAAATCTCTTTTGTTCTTGTATGCGCTGAGCTTAGCCATAGCATTGCCCCGCCCGCTGCCTTCCGGCAGAACTCATCAATTCAGCGTGGCTTCCTGAGAGTAAGATGCAGATAGGGGCCAGAATGGGACTAGTTCAATAAGGCAGCCGCTAAAGGGGTTCCGGGGTGGGTAGCCATGACGCAATCGTCGTAGGCTCTGGGCCAAACGGGCTGGCCGCTGCCATCCGGCTGGCGCAGGCGGGTCTATCGGTGCTGGTGCTCGAAGCTCAGCCTCGCATCGGCGGAGGGGCCCAGACCATGGAACTGACGCTGCCGGGTTTTCTGCATGATGTCTGCTCGGCGGTGCATCCTCTTGCCGCAAGTTCCCCTTTTTTCAGCTCACTTCCGCTGCCGTCCCATGGATTGCAATGGATTCAGCCACCACTGGCGCTCGCACACCCGCTTGACGATGGTACGGCGGCCATCCTGTCGAGGTCCATGGAAGAAACCTGCGGGCCGCTCGGGTCTGACGCTGACCAATATTGCCGATTGATGTCGCCTCTGGCTGCGAACTGGTCTGATCTTATTCAGGATGTGCTGGGGCCGCCGCGGGCTCCGAGGCATCCCCTGACCCTGGCGCGCTTTGGCTGGAATGCCTGGCGGGACGTCAAGAGTTTGGCCGGAAGGTTCAGAGGCCCGCACGCCAAGGCCCTCCTTGCAGGTATTGCCGCCCACTCCATGCTTCCTCTGGAGCGCGGCCCCAGCGCCGCCTTTGCCTTATTGTTGGGGGCCGCCGGACACGCGGTTGGCTGGCCCATCGCGCGCGGTGGGTCACAGGCCATTGCAAATGCCCTGGCCGGTCATCTGCGCTCCCTGGGTGGCGAGATCCGAACCGGGGAAAGCGTGAAGAGCGTGGAGGAACTGGCGGCGGCCAAGGTCATCCTGTGCGATGTGTCGCCACGCCAACTTCTCGCGATGGCTGGCGCCCGGATCAGGCCTCGCTACCGCCGGTGCCTGGAGCAATTTGAGTACGGCCCTGGGGTATACAAGGTTGACTGGGCGCTTGCAGGACCGATTCCGTGGACGGCCAAGGTCTGCCATGCAGCAGGCACGGTCCATCTGGGAGGAACGTTTGAAGAAATTGAGAATTCAGAAAGAGCAATTTGGCGGGGCGAGATCGATCCTCATCCGTTCGTCATTCTGTCGCAACCCTCTTCATTCGATCCAAGCCGCGCTCCGGGTTCCAAACACGTCGCCTGGGCCTACTGCCATGTTCCAAACGGATCCACTGTGGAGATGGTTGAGACCATCGAGAACCAGATCGAGCGTTTCGCGCCAGGGTTCCGCCGGCTGGTTCTTGCCCGCCACACCATGGACCCTGCCGCGCTCGAGCGCCACAATCCAAATCTGGTCGGAGGCAGCATCAACGGCGGCGCTCAGACCTACAGGCAGGCTATTCTGCGGCCGAGCTACAAGTTGTATGGGACTTCTGCACGAGGGATTTATCTCTGTTCGGCTTCGACTCCTCCCGGCGGGGGCGTGCATGGCATGTGCGGCTATTACGCGGCTCAAAAAGCTCTGCGCGATCTAAGCTAAAAAGAATGGCCTTGTTCCCTTCCTAGTAATTCTACGTATCAACCGAATACGATCTTTAACGAATTGTAATGAGGCCATGAGGCACCTATAGTCAGGTCGTAGCTGTGACAAAAGGCGGAAGTTATTGCTGGCCATGCAGGCGCCTTGCCTACGGCGGCTGTTTTTGCCGAGCCTG
The Terriglobia bacterium genome window above contains:
- the ligD gene encoding DNA ligase D; the encoded protein is MAKLSAYKNKRDFRKTSEPSGTRRMRSGRNRFVVQKHDASRLHYDFRLEVGGVLVSWAVPKGPSMNPGDKRLAIQTEDHPLDYIDFEGVIPENNYGAGPVEVWDNGTYEVEDGLDAERQITRGEIKFVLHGRKLHGGFVLVRTSRQSKDGKSWLMIKHRDASADPRWNIDDRGESVISGRSIREIEEDVQPFGRVSPESVEGARKAPIPSHVSPTLAVLAERPFSDPDWLFEIKWDGVRALARVDKKRLQLRSRRDQNITSNYPELAGLPQRLRVKEAILDGEIVVLDESGHSDFERLQSRMNVSNPSPSLVKQNPVTYFVFDLLYCDGYDLRRAALAERKKLLRDAIEFTPPIMYSDHQIEKGKELFDLAKKKGLEGVIAKQMRSLYPGERTSQWQKFKTVEELDAVVGGYTAPRGGRTHFGALLLGLYSDRKLLYVGGVGTGFDQGYRKKIFDLMERLRTQHCPFQERPETKEKAYWIKPKLVARIRYANWTREKRLRSPVFLGLLPDHNPRECRFETEASPKAQRPGPSIQPAHPKESRSTRRTPTNGTLTRKRDIEHELFHGRRDDINIKLDGKPLRLTHLNKIYYPKTGHTKRDVIAYYYRVAPLVLPFLRDRPLVLRRYPDGAGGKAFFQKEAGETYPSWMETVAVRSEENGEVTHYFLAQDGASLLFLTNLGCIDHNPWFSRRDDLKHPDYFFFDLDPSERTSFKTVITIAREIYRVLTELGVRAFLKTSGATGFHIYVPIKREYDYEQVRNFAEIVGQVASGKRAALVTSNRRVSERKAGTVLIDAAQNSYGRSLAAPYSLRAVPGASISCPVSSDELTGSLKPERFNLNSIFKRLEKKGDLWKDFWKAPQPLTKAIDLLDARLKQSSR
- a CDS encoding NAD(P)/FAD-dependent oxidoreductase — protein: MGSHDAIVVGSGPNGLAAAIRLAQAGLSVLVLEAQPRIGGGAQTMELTLPGFLHDVCSAVHPLAASSPFFSSLPLPSHGLQWIQPPLALAHPLDDGTAAILSRSMEETCGPLGSDADQYCRLMSPLAANWSDLIQDVLGPPRAPRHPLTLARFGWNAWRDVKSLAGRFRGPHAKALLAGIAAHSMLPLERGPSAAFALLLGAAGHAVGWPIARGGSQAIANALAGHLRSLGGEIRTGESVKSVEELAAAKVILCDVSPRQLLAMAGARIRPRYRRCLEQFEYGPGVYKVDWALAGPIPWTAKVCHAAGTVHLGGTFEEIENSERAIWRGEIDPHPFVILSQPSSFDPSRAPGSKHVAWAYCHVPNGSTVEMVETIENQIERFAPGFRRLVLARHTMDPAALERHNPNLVGGSINGGAQTYRQAILRPSYKLYGTSARGIYLCSASTPPGGGVHGMCGYYAAQKALRDLS